Proteins from one Aspergillus nidulans FGSC A4 chromosome VIII genomic window:
- a CDS encoding protein vps3 (transcript_id=CADANIAT00001902): MASEEEGINSRKRRKLDPPKATPYIFKPLFDQVPVTADDAAEDVHITCVEYWNDNLYIGTSAAEILHFVCLPPDPSDSNEPSFILASRLPIHYSQTSSVPTKSGIQQILILPTANKACVLCNGTATFYMLPELSPAFGGNTQVKNCRWIGGLDLNIGPAEPENPVVMISTHSRLMLVKIGDGARLVRNIECGTPAEDSSIPDILCRRDAKPRSNRGYASSVCSQITAIKSEFATGRESRSWTELQFEYAGGDVAAFGTSTVRVERSIKVPDAGAIGVRDAQKISVKGAWQAVADEQKPLPPLPKQPSTQLRPHILSPTPSEFLLVRGSDESEPGVEYDEDGQTRKFLEVQPWDVDPAEAEDYKSWVEIPSIQADRTKHVGISHTLSPTQLEIQNLAKLLRMVRLKTPALAVYAPAADPRTQASIEQLQKEKELFESQELTEASEPKKATDWEAERNAEEAKIAQNIGRTQSSLVLWAGNQIWRIVRNPLTTQLNDVLQNAQVVVNDGHTLDRKAVWHVIETVQQTEPRSEAEFLGLSLLKQKSSLLLFGDLLFMDPTARNDEVIDTTEKALIVGDLDPRIAMILIPLLRTETLQSPQGVWVHAGLAETAEAYLRKTDEAGMSITGFFDARILDMMKRFLLSWQQKRGYGSISDETYVFDSVDAALLRLLLAQWDSTTKEQAASLGLRTELNKLVDNWKGNFDHAVSLLESYHRLYALSRLYQSRKMSGNVLKTWRRIIEGETDAGGEITPAGVEVQMRRYLVKIKDVQLVEEYGSWLAQRNPQLGIQVFADNSSRVKLDPSDAVALLKERAPNAVQDYLEHLVFSKNYVQYADDLLQYYLDTVITVLETSPEARASLSESYSTYRALQPPKPTYMNFIKENLPSNPWWQSRMRLLQLLGGGNTTQFTSAPTPSLNYSIPAVLARIEPFQNELVSESIILDGLQGRHREALRLLTHGLGDYDAATRYCLFGGPRSTSSTGAPLEFAEMSRQSELFRYLLDEFLQIRDLSERIERTSDLLGRFAAWFDVREVLDIIPDDWSVEILNGFLAHVFRVLVSESREVRIERALSAGQNLRVAAEYISGVEKIGGWVEDEEGLKQLRGGHVQTNAGRETTDSDFGEMVEAGN, from the exons ATGGcgtcggaagaggagggtaTCAACTCGCGCAAGAGGCGCAAGCTTGACCCTCCGAAAGCCACCCCGTATATCTTCAAGCCGCTCTTCGACCAGGTGCCCGTGACAGCcgatgatgcggcggaggACGTACATATTACTTGCGTGGAGTATTGGA ATGATAATTTGTATATCGGAACGTCCGCTGCAGAGATCCTGCATTTCGTCTGTCTCCCGCCTGACCCGTCCGACTCGAACGAACCgtccttcatcctcgcttcGAGATTACCTATTCACTACTCTCAGACCTCCTCGGTTCCAACTAAGTCAGGTATACAACAAATCCTTATCCTACCCACCGCGAACAAAGCGTGCGTTTTGTGCAATGGAACGGCTACTTTCTACATGCTGCCGGAGCTCAGCCCGGCCTTCGGCGGCAACACTCAGGTCAAAAATTGTCGTTGGATTGGAGGCTTGGACCTTAATATCGGACCCGCTGAGCCGGAAAACCCCGTTGTGATGATCTCGACTCACAGCCGTCTCATGTTGGTGAAAATTGGTGATGGAGCTCGTCTCGTCAGGAACATTGA ATGTGGaacaccagcagaagatTCCTCTATTCCCGATATCCTTTGCCGACGAGATGCAAAACCCCGGTCAAATAGAGGATATGCCAGTTCCGTCTGCTCCCAAATCACCGCTATCAAAAGCGAGTTCGCCACCGGACGAGAGTCCCGGTCATGGACGGAGCTCCAGTTTGAATACGCTGGCGGGGATGTTGCAGCCTTCGGCACCTCCACGGTCCGCGTCGAAAGATCGATCAAGGTCCCTGACGCCGGAGCAATCGGAGTCCGAGACGCCCAGAAGATCAGTGTCAAGGGAGCGTGGCAG GCTGTTGCAGATGAACAGAAACCTCTACCACCTCTGCCTAAGCAGCCTTCAACCCAACTCAGACCTCATATCCTCTCGCCGACCCCGTCCGAGTTCCTATTAGTCAGAGGCTCTGATGAATCGGAACCAGGCGTTG AAtatgacgaagacggccaaACAAGAAAATTTTTGGAGGTACAGCCTTGGGATGTTGACCCAGCAGAAGCCGAGGATTACAAGAGTTGGGTAGAGATACCCTCAATACAAGCTGACCGGACAAAACATGTCGGAATCAGCCACACACTCAGTCCCACACAGTTGGAGATTCAAAATCTGGCGAAGCTGTTGCGTATGGTTCGCTTGAAAACTCCCGCCTTAGCAGTATACGCACCTGCAGCGGACCCAAGAACTCAGGCTTCGATTGAGCAACTacagaaagagaaagagctgtTTGAGTCCCAGGAGCTGACCGAGGCTAGTGAACCTAAGAAGGCTACAGATTGGGAAGCCGAACGAAACGCCGAAGAGGCGAAGATAGCGCAGAACATTGGCAGGACGCAGAGTAGCCTTGTCTTGTGGGCAGGGAATCAGATCTGGCGCATTGTGAGAAATCCATTGACCACGCAGCTCAACGATGTTCTGCAAAACGCCCAGGTAGTAGTCAACGATGGGCACACCCTTGATAGGAAGGCGGTTTGGCACGTAATTGAGACAGTTCAGCAAACCGAACCCAGGTCAGAAGCAGAATTCCTGGGCCTAAGCTTACTAAAGCAGAAGTctagccttcttcttttcggCGATCTTCTTTTCATGGATCCCACAGCTAGGAATGATGAGGTTATCGACACGACAGAGAAAGCACTCATCGTCGGAGACTTGGATCCACGCATAGCCATGATACTTATTCCTCTTTTACGTACTGAGACTCTGCAAAGCCCTCAAGGAGTATGGGTTCATGCAGGGCTGGCGGAAACGGCGGAGGCTTACTTGCGAAAAACCGACGAAGCGGGAATGTCGATCACAGGGTTCTTCGATGCTAGGATTCTGGACATGATGAAACGATTCCTGCTCTCATGGCAGCAGAAGCGCGGTTATGGCAGTATATCAGACGAAACCTACGTTTTTGACAGTGTGGATGCTGCTctcctccgtcttcttcttgcgcaatGGGATAGTACCACGAAGGAACAGGCTGCCTCTTTGGGGCTCCGTACTGAGCTTAACAAGCTTGTCGATAACTGGAAGGGCAACTTTGACCATGCGGTCTCGCTCTTGGAAAGCTACCACCGACTGTATGCCTTGAGCCGACTGTACCAAAGTCGCAAGATGTCTGGGAACGTCCTGAAGACCTGGCGGCGGATCATCGAAGGGGAGACAGATGCCGGTGGTGAAATAACCCCCGCCGGCGTCGAGGTACAGATGCGGCGGTACTTGGTCAAGATTAAAGATGTGCAGCTTGTTGAAGAGTACGGCTCGTGGCTCGCCCAGCGGAATCCCCAGCTTGGTATCCAAGTGTTCGCGGACAACTCAAGTCGCGTTAAACTTGATCCATCTGACGCTGTGGCTCTTCTCAAGGAACGCGCACCGAACGCTGTCCAGGATTACTTGGAGCACCTTGTTTTCTCAAAAAAT TATGTACAATATGCCGACGACCTCCTTCAGTACTATCTCGACACCGTGATAACTGTGCTCGAAACCTCCCCTGAAGCCCGAGCTTCTCTGTCTGAGTCCTACTCAACCTACCGTGCCCTCCAACCACCCAAACCTACCTACATGAATTTCATCAAAGAGAACTTACCCTCAAATCCCTGGTGGCAGTCACGAATGCGTCTTCTCCAGTTGCTCGGAGGAGGCAACACCACCCAATTCACATCTGCTCCCACACCTAGCCTCAACTATTCGATCCCCGCCGTCCTCGCTCGTATCGAGCCCTTTCAGAACGAGCTAGTTTCCGAATCCATTATTCTAGACGGATTACAAGGTCGACACCGGGAGGCTCTTCGTTTGCTCACCCACGGGTTAGGTGATTATGATGCCGCCACGCGGTACTGTCTATTTGGTGGCCCTCGGAGCACCAGCTCCACTGGTGCCCCTTTGGAGTTCGCCGAAATGTCCCGCCAATCCGAACTATTCCGGTATCTACTGGACGAGTTTCTGCAAATACGCGATCTGTCTGAGCGAATTGAACGCACCAGTGACCTTCTGGGACGATTCGCCGCGTGGTTCGACGTTCGTGAAgtcctcgacatcatcccAGACGATTGGAGCGTAGAAATCCTCAATGGATTCCTGGCGCATGTGTTCCGTGTGCTGGTGTCGGAGTCACGGGAAGTGAGGATTGAGCGGGCGCTCTCAGCAGGCCAGAACCTGCGCGTAGCCGCAGAGTATATCTCAGGGGTGGAGAAGATCGGGGGCTGggttgaggacgaggagggaCTGAAGCAGTTGCGTGGAGGGCACGTGCAAACCAACGCCGGGCGGGAAACGACGGATAGCGATTTCGGGGAGATGGTTGAGGCTGGGAACTGA
- a CDS encoding CCAAT displacement transcription factor COY1 (transcript_id=CADANIAT00001903) — MDSFAITEGIIPQSEKQDAQAPESGLGPALPEGANKFQRAIAAWRGIDLSNTLAKLDSTASDIVAEQRDALVQRKDLAQKTKDFRKLDDASKLAEYKGLLKAYQGFIDLLTNQGKSSSSAFLQLYSSLSEAPDPYPLLEASIDSLVVAEETVPKLTSERDQLQSSVDRLTSQLEDTERRLEEERAARKKLEDNQDAKIKEIETSWSAVLTEKTNNWTSKEKSLEEKVENQERLIKELKASYEVSQRLGQTDESGNHPQGGATAAELELVSSELEKTSLRLAEMEGRNEQLRLELAQAVSHSKEERTTSIDDDPGYLRLQSENSSLLRKLDAARFDRESERHTWEAKLLQSERQFSKVNAEKEELKTRLEKVADYEDIRRELEMIKSIEFSAGDDEEAGDLNDGTNGTVDKAKEGGKNGSLEQLLLARNKKLTDELTVLRVSHRDLQGQLETLREDLSTTKEELEKSQNLSTTLENDLLRLQQEAANAFPSSAMSVAGTYVSKYPHSSRRGVSPTSSIISGFDQSAASNNTMDAIRAGEAVGGGSGLLPMIQAQRDRFKKKNTELEEELSKLYSTVKSLRQEVASLQKDNLNLYEKTSASSIHTSADTPSGLSIDRYQSAYEAQISPFAAFRGRESTRAYKRMSLPERVVFSLTRIILANRTSRNLFAGYCFALHILLFIMLYMMSTMEIESHSAASLGAAAGAAMNAAGNGNAYSGQLDGDDWQQEGFNHAG; from the exons ATGGACTCTTTCGCCATTACGGAGGGCATTATTCCCCAGTCCGAGAAACAAGATGCCCAAGCTCCCGAGTCTGGGCTAGGTCCAGCTCTACCTGAGGGAGCCAACAAGTTTCAGCGCGCCATTGCAGCTTGGAGAG GTATCGACTTGTCCAATACCCTTGCGAAACTAGACAGCACCGCTTCCGATATAGTTGCCGAACAACGAGACGCACTGGTACAAAGGAAGGATCTTGCGCAAAAGACCAAGGATTTCCGGAAGCTCGACGATGCTTCCAAGTTGGCGGAATACAAGGGTCTTTTGAAAG CCTATCAAGGATTCATCGACCTCTTAACAAACCAGGGgaagtcttcttcgtctgcgTTCCTCCAGTTATACTCGTCCTTGTCCGAGGCACCAGATCCGTATCCTCTTCTCGAAGCCTCAATCGACTcgctcgtcgtcgccgaagaAACGGTTCCTAAATTGACTTCTGAACGTGATCAGCTGCAGAGCTCAGTGGACCGCCTTACTTCACAGTTGGAAGACACGGAACGACggcttgaagaagagcgagCTGCAAggaagaagttggaggatAACCAAGACGCAAAGATCAAAGAGATTGAAACATCATGGTCGGCAGTTCTGACCGAGAAGACGAACAATTGGACATCTAAGGAAAAGagcttggaggagaaggtagAGAACCAGGAACGTTTGATTAAAGAGCTCAAGGCGAGCTATGAGGTCTCGCAGCGCCTAGGCCAAACTGATGAAAGCGGCAACCACCCCCAGGGAGGCGCAACCGCTGCCGAACTGGAGTTGGTGTCCAGCGAATTGGAAAAGACTAGCCTGAGGTTGGCAGAGATGGAGGGACGGAATGAGCAGTTGAGGCTTGAGCTGGCTCAAGCTGTTTCTCATTCCAAGGAGGAGCGGACAACGTCTATCGACGACGATCCTGGATATCTCCGCCTCCAGTCTGAGAATTCTTCGCTGTTACGAAAACTCGATGCTGCGCGATTTGACCGAGAGTCTGAACGGCACACTTGGGAGGCCAAACTTTTGCAGTCTGAGAGGCAGTTCTCCAAAGTCAACGCTGAAaaggaagagctgaagacaAGGCTGGAGAAGGTGGCGGATTACGAAGACATCCGTCGCGAGCTGGAGATGATCAAG TCTATTGAATTCTCAGCtggtgacgacgaggaggccggTGATCTCAATGATGGTACCAATGGCACTGTAGACAAGGCTAAAGAGGGCGGTAAAAATGGCTCCCTGGAACAGCTACTGTTAGCGAGAAACAAGAAGCTCACCGATGAGCTTACTGTTCTGCGGGTATCGCACCGTGATCTACAAGGCCAGCTTGAGACTCTCCGCGAGGATCTTTCTACCACTAaagaggaattggagaaatCGCAAAACCTCTCTACCACTCTAGAGAatgatcttctccgcctGCAACAGGAGGCGGCGAATGCCTTCCCATCCTCGGCGATGTCAGTGGCCGGCACATATGTTTCAAAATACCCCCATTCTTCACGAAGAGGCGTATCACCAACATCATCAATCATCTCCGGCTTCGATCAATCGGCCGCATCTAACAATACGATGGACGCCATCCGCGCTGGGGAAGCGGTTGGTGGAGGATCCGGTCTTTTGCCCATGATACAAGCGCAGCGCGACCGGTttaagaagaagaacactgaactggaagaagaactATCCAAGCTCTATAGCACAGTCAAATCTCTCAGACAAGAAGTCGCATCTCTGCAAAAGGACAATCTCAACCTTTACGAGAAAACGAG TGCGTCTTCTATCCATACATCCGCCGATACTCCCTCAGGTTTGTCTATCGATCGCTATCAGTCCGCGTACGAAGCTCAAATATCCCCGTTCGCTGCCTTCCGGGGGCGCGAATCCACTCGCGCATACAAACGGATGAGCCTGCCGGAACGGGTAGTATTCTCGCTGACACGCATCATCCTTGCAAACCGTACTAGCCGGAACCTCTTTGCAGGGTACTGCTTCGCCCTACACATTCTTCTATTCATCATGTTGTATATGATGAGTACAATGGAGATTGAAAGTCATAGCGCAGCAAGCCTCGGTGCAGCAGCGGGGGCTGCAATGAATGCAGCAGGCAATGGTAATGCATATAGCGGGCAGCTCGATGGCGACGACTGGCAGCAGGAGGGATTCAATCACGCTGGGTAG
- a CDS encoding uncharacterized protein (transcript_id=CADANIAT00001904) — protein sequence MATVLSDLATTIGTALSSLPPPDQIQDAERMQVLGAISRLQEALEPPAMAVQRMGLSKTRDEQYYHISVIRIAQGMGIFDAFAESGGAEMTVQELYSKTKGDETLLKRMPSDPPERVMRVLCAHRVYEATAAGTYRPLPLAMALATGSMPENFMKHMHTAMQVSAKLFEYFENRGYRSPEDAYDGPFQFAYGTSEHYFDWLKKHPEPQHAFNVTMTATEQDGADYWFDVYPVKETLTSPDPDRVLVVDIGGGVGHTLTALKRRFPDLSGKLILEDLPQVIDDIKEPLSDNISAIKYDMFEPQPVRGAKVYYMRRVLHDWPDKQALMALSRIREAMAEDSVLIIHDYTFPDGHDGPDVLPFAAIVDFQLMELMSSHERTQQQWVALLEKAGFSEVNIYKGKSSAHPSALFEATL from the exons ATGGCAACAGTCTTGTCTGACCTAGCCACTACCATAGGAACCGCCCTATCCAGCCTCCCGCCCCCAGACCAAATTCAAGATGCCGAACGTATGCAGGTTCTGGGTGCAATAAGCCGGCTCCAGGAAGCGCTGGAGCCTCCCGCAATGGCTGTACAGCGAATGGGTCTTTCG aagacgagagacGAGCAGTACTATCACATCTCGGTGATACGGATCGCTCAGGGAATGGGGATTTTCGACGCATTTGCCGAATCGGGAGGTGCTGAGATGACGGTGCAAGAGCTTTACTCGAAAACCAAGGGGGATGAGACGCTTCTGA AAAGAATGCCTTCTGACCCCCCAGAACGCGTCATGAGGGTTCTCTGCGCGCACCGTGTCTATGAGGCAACCGCAGCAGGAACATACCGGCCTTTGCCGCTGGCAATGGCACTAGCGACTGGCTCTATGCCGGAAAACTTTATGAAGCATAT GCATACTGCCATGCAAGTGTCTGCGAAACTATTTGAGTATTTCGAGAACAGAGGCTACCGGAGCCCCGAAGACGCCTACGACGGACCATTCCAGTTCGCGTACGGTACCAGCGAGCACTACTTCGACTGGCTGAAGAAACATCCTGAGCCACAGCACGCTTTCAACGTGACCATGACGGCGACCGAGCAAGATGGTGCTGACTATTGGTTCGATGTTTATCCAGTTAAAGAGACGCTGACCAGTCCTGACCCGGATCGAGTGTTGGTTGTTGatatcggcggcggcgtcggCCATACTCTCACAGCCCTCAAGAGGCGGTTTCCCGACCTATCGGGGAAATTAATTCTCGAAGATCTTCCCCAGGTAATTGACGACATCAAGGAGCCACTTTCAGACAACATTAGCGCGATAAAGTATGATATGTTTGAGCCGCAGCCCGTCCGTGGTGCCAAGGTGTACTATATGCGGCGTGTATTGCACGACTGGCCAGACAAGCAAGCATTGATGGCTCTTTCTCGCATTCGCGAGGCCATGGCAGAAGACTCGGTGCTTATTATTCACGATTATACGTTTCCTGACGGTCACGACGGTCCCGATGTATTACCATTCGCGGCCATTGTTGACTTTCAATTGATGGAGCTTATGTCTTCTCACGAGCGAACACAGCAACAATGGGTGGCTCTTCTGGAGAAGGCGGGATTCAGTGAGGTGAATATATATAAGGGAAAGTCAAGTGCTCACCCTTCTGCCCTATTTGAGGCTACTTTGTGA
- a CDS encoding uncharacterized protein (transcript_id=CADANIAT00001905), with protein MAMSFLDSLTMTEQKNEATVSRREPAKEEDRGYEAQETRIILRKFDLRLLLLFTVYRRHELGFRTSIYISASSASGAFDGLLAIGLSMIPQWGLISSWKNIFFFEATIIAFLAIPSGSGTARFLTESQSKLAAERIQVDAARTSEHSRTRLRHIKQGLTQLPIVACALGFFFGKLLRCARFSTCAQSFLSSPRPLSKQWATLTNSPSSFPLGHT; from the exons ATGGCCATGTCCTTCCTAGACTCTTTGACAATGACGGAACAAAAGAACGAAGCCACCGTCTCGCGGCGCGAGCCAGcgaaggaagaggacagagGATATGAGGCGCAAGAAACCCGCATCATCCTTCGCAAATTCGACCTTCGCCTCCTACTTCTCTTTACTGT CTACCGTCGCCACGAGCTCGGGTTCAGAACCAGCATCTACATCTCTGCGTCTTCAGCGAGCGGCGCGTTTGATGGATTGCTTGCCATTGGTCTATCCATGATTCCCCAATGGGGTCTCATCAGTTCATGGAagaatatcttcttcttcgaggctA CAATaatcgccttcctcgccatcccgAGTGGGTCGGGGACTGCCAGATTCCTGACGGAGTCGCAGagcaagcttgctgcagAGAGGATCCAAGTTGACGCAGCCAGAACAAGCGAGCATTCACGCACTAGACTCCGCCATATCAAACAAGGTTTGACGCAATTGCCCATCGTGGCTTGTGCGCTGGGGTTCTTTTTTGGGAA ACTCTTACGTTGTGCACGATTCAGCACATGCGCccaatccttcctctcttctccccgtCCATTATCCAAGCAATGGGCTACACTGACGAACTCGCCCAGCTCCTTTCCGTTGGGCCATACGTAA
- a CDS encoding PLAC8 family protein (transcript_id=CADANIAT00001906) has protein sequence MSNEWTNSVWGCFSPIETCFMSWCCPCMVYGKQSERLQDPALKNGSNVNGDCCLFVLANCCGLAWVLSMMKRRDMREKFGIKGSVGEDCILSCCCPCCVLVQQEKELDAQASRFQSATGYQAPTSMAYTPA, from the exons ATGTCTAACGAGTGGACCAACTCCGTCTGGGGCTGCTTCAGCCCCATCGAGACCT GCTTCATGAGCTGGTGCTGCCCCTGCATGGTCTACGGCAAACAATCCGAGCGCCTTCAGGATCCCGCTTTGAAAAATGGGAGCAATGTTAACGGCGAT TGCTGTCTCTTCGTCCTCGCCAACTGCTGTGGTTTGGCTTGGGTCCTTTCGATGATGAAGCGGCGCGACATGCGTGAGAAATTCGGCATCAAAGGCTCTGTGGGCGAGGACTGCATtctctcctgctgctgcccgtGCTGCGTACTCGTTcagcaagagaaggaactcgATGCTCAGGCTAGCCGGTTTCAATCCGCGACTGGGTACCAGGCACCGACGTCTATGGCGTACACGCCCGCCTGA
- a CDS encoding uncharacterized protein (transcript_id=CADANIAT00001907), which yields MKQKAPLLPLPIGVKVSEVFGGFKFTTKDHAQYNSFPPEWTVCLSTKVARPPNSREPETRAFTTPTLENDRLYLSSLSLPSCEDLKPGSASTRIAAMVLWVTFFWYFQEPEPTPDPSEPPHPSTGPNPTGSWHLIIEPRGILSRKDQIVKVERLGVFASKDSSVGLKKDTIELPQMFISQKAFWELDPRVHLFSISSVMPNPGKSYPAPSGSLDSLGVGFPFGAGPNTSGCFMPPYYPPQALQYTYTGDILHPLRPKAYKQGEVFYVRHIQSGKDYLTLRVPVLPTTDEAPRNRPPGESNGSAPGPDLCLDSEQANDLRLVHEWLRTRPQDTALPRPASIDEHESFLEDRMCSQSSFPVMVCWDSAPTGYCELFWVLEDPVGRVLGDAGGFDRGIRCLMGDKNFLEPKQLKRNISSLIHYCWLHDQRTDTVVLECRANNIEYALSTRVLSNPMLTYCSMISTLETIGLSKVDNVKPPSENNIIMRIHRREWLAPVI from the exons ATGAAGCAGAAGGcgccccttcttcctcttccaatCGGGG TGAAGGTATCCGAAGTGTTTGGAGGCTTCAAGTTCACCACAAAGGATCACGCCCAGTACAACTCATTCCCGCCAGAATGGACTGTTTGCCTTTCAACAAAAGTCGCCCGTCCTCCAAACAGCAGGGAACCCGAAACGCGCGCGTTTACCACCCCTACCCTGGAGAATGATAGGCTGTATCTGTCCTCTTTGTCCCTGCCTTCCTGTGAGGACCTGAAACCGGGCAGCGCGTCGACGAGAATTGCAGCAATGGTGTTATGGGTCACATTCTTCTGGTATTTTCAGGAGCCAGAGCCTACGCCAGATCCCTCCGAGCCACCCCATCCTTCGACTGGACCCAATCCGACCGGATCATGGCATCTGATCATCGAACCGCGCGGTATCCTGAGCCGGAAAGATCAAATAGTCAAGGTAGAACGGTTGGGCGTCTTTGCAAGTAAGGACTCTTCTGttggcttgaagaaggatacaATAGAGCTGCCCCAGATGTTCATCAGCCAGAAAGCATTCTGGGAGCTTGACCCTAGGGTCCATctcttcagcatcagctcgGTGATGCCGAACCCCGGAAAGTCATACCCAGCCCCATCTGGTTCACTTGATTCGCTCGGAGTAGGGTTTCCCTTCGGTGCCGGCCCTAATACATCGGGCTGTTTCATGCCTCCATACTATCCGCCGCAAGCTTTACAATATACATATACTGGAGACATTCTTCACCCACTACGCCCAAAAGCATACAAGCAAGGGGAGGTGTTTTATGTCAGGCACATTCAAAGTGGCAAGGACTATCTGACCCTTCGAGTACCTGTCTTGCCCACCACGGATGAAGCCCCAAGAAACAGACCACCAGGGGAATCGAATGGCTCCGCACCGGGACCTGACCTCTGCCTCGACTCTGAGCAAGCGAATGACTTGAGGCTAGTCCATGAATGGCTGAGGACAAGACCACAAGATACAGCTCTCCCGCGTCCGGCATCAATAGACGAGCATGAGAGTTTCCTCGAAGACCGCATGTGCAGCCAGAGTTCATTTCCCGTTATGGTCTGCTGGGACTCGGCCCCAACAGGGTACTGTGAGCTGTTTTGGGTCCTGGAGGACCCTGTTGGTCGTGTACTAGGTGATGCTGGAGGGTTCGACCGTGGCATACGATGCTTGATGGGGGATAAGAATTTTCTCGAGCCAAAACAGCTGAAGAGAAACATAAGCTCCTTGATCCATTACTGTTGGTTGCATGATCAGAGGACAGATACTGTGGTTCTCGAATGCCGTGCCAATAATATTGAGTACGCCTTGTCCACGAGAGTCTTATCTAACCCAATGCTAACATACTGCAGTATGATATCCACACTGGAGACGATCGGACTCAGCAAAGTCGACAATGTCAAGCCCCCGAGCGAAAACAACATAATTATGCGCATTCACAGGAGAGAATGGTTGGCGCCAGTCATTTAG